In Nocardia yunnanensis, one DNA window encodes the following:
- a CDS encoding N-acyl-D-amino-acid deacylase family protein: MAANVKYDLIVRNGIWFDGTGAAPRTADIGVVAGEVVVISAAPLSAPATEEIDAAGKWVVPGFVDVHTHYDVEMLAAPALTESVRHGVTTAVIGNCSLTTIMASNTECADIFSRVEAVPRDVVIGALDRHRTWSTPSEYAKAVDELALGLNIAVFLGQSDMRVAVMGMGRAVDAEATPTAAELERMVALLEEALDAGFLGMSATTNWIDKLDGDLYRSRSLPTTFVKRREFRRLNKVLRDRGRILQSTPEISLTPNIHKFFLAAAGRFRKQLKVSLLAAADSKAYPPLIYFMLYGAPVLNKLLRGDFHWQHLPVPFTVYADGIDLVVFEEFGSGAAALDIKDQLERNELLRSQEYRRWFRRDYENKFSPKIWHRNLYDATIVDCPDGTLAGKSFGQVGDERGIHPVDAFLDLVLEHGRKLRWRTTIANHRPKYLDKLAANSAIHLGFGDAGAHLRNMAFYNYHVRLLERVKSAQAQRKPFLTTERAVHRLTGELADWYQFDAGHLRVGDRADIAIIDPAGLDRDVHELSEREIPEYGGLRRMVNRSDRAVTATIVNGCIVYRDGEFAPGLGAQWGPGRFLPAGEQVRGATPGYQTWTPTP, encoded by the coding sequence GTGGCTGCCAACGTCAAGTACGACCTGATCGTGCGCAACGGGATCTGGTTCGACGGAACCGGGGCCGCGCCGCGCACGGCGGATATCGGCGTGGTCGCCGGTGAAGTGGTCGTGATCAGCGCGGCGCCGCTGAGCGCACCCGCGACCGAGGAGATCGACGCCGCCGGCAAATGGGTCGTGCCCGGGTTCGTGGACGTGCATACCCATTACGACGTCGAAATGCTCGCCGCCCCGGCGCTCACCGAATCGGTGCGGCACGGGGTCACCACCGCCGTCATCGGAAACTGTTCGCTCACCACGATCATGGCGTCCAACACCGAATGCGCCGATATCTTCAGCCGGGTCGAGGCGGTGCCGCGGGATGTGGTGATCGGCGCCCTCGACCGGCATCGAACCTGGTCCACGCCAAGCGAATACGCGAAGGCCGTCGACGAGCTCGCGCTCGGACTCAATATCGCCGTTTTCCTCGGCCAGTCGGATATGCGGGTGGCGGTCATGGGCATGGGCCGCGCGGTGGACGCCGAGGCGACGCCGACCGCGGCGGAGCTCGAGCGCATGGTCGCGCTCCTGGAGGAAGCCCTGGACGCCGGTTTCCTCGGTATGTCCGCGACCACCAACTGGATCGACAAGCTCGACGGCGACCTGTACCGATCCCGTTCGCTGCCGACCACTTTCGTGAAACGGCGGGAATTCCGGCGATTGAACAAGGTGCTGCGCGATCGGGGGCGGATCTTGCAGAGCACACCCGAGATCTCGCTGACGCCGAACATCCACAAGTTCTTCCTGGCCGCGGCCGGTCGCTTCCGCAAACAGTTGAAGGTGTCGCTGCTGGCCGCCGCCGACTCCAAGGCGTACCCGCCGCTGATCTACTTCATGCTCTACGGCGCACCCGTGCTCAACAAGCTGCTGCGCGGGGACTTCCACTGGCAGCATCTGCCGGTGCCGTTCACGGTGTACGCCGACGGCATCGATCTGGTCGTGTTCGAGGAATTCGGTTCCGGGGCAGCGGCACTCGACATCAAGGATCAGCTCGAACGCAATGAACTGCTGCGGTCGCAGGAGTATCGGCGCTGGTTCCGCCGCGACTACGAGAACAAATTCTCACCCAAGATCTGGCATCGCAACCTCTACGACGCCACCATCGTCGACTGCCCGGACGGCACCCTGGCGGGGAAGAGCTTCGGGCAGGTCGGCGACGAACGCGGCATTCATCCGGTGGACGCCTTCCTGGATCTGGTGCTCGAGCACGGCCGAAAGCTGCGCTGGCGCACCACGATCGCCAACCATCGACCGAAGTATCTCGACAAGCTGGCCGCCAACTCCGCAATTCACCTCGGCTTCGGCGACGCCGGCGCGCATCTGCGCAACATGGCCTTCTACAACTATCACGTGCGCCTGCTCGAACGCGTGAAATCAGCTCAGGCGCAACGCAAACCGTTCCTCACCACCGAACGCGCGGTACACCGGCTGACCGGTGAACTCGCCGACTGGTACCAGTTCGACGCCGGCCACCTGCGCGTCGGCGACCGCGCCGACATCGCCATCATCGATCCGGCCGGCCTCGACCGGGACGTGCACGAACTGTCCGAGCGCGAGATTCCCGAATACGGTGGCCTGCGCCGAATGGTCAATCGCAGCGACCGCGCTGTCACCGCCACCATCGTCAACGGCTGCATCGTCTACCGCGACGGCGAATTCGCCCCCGGCCTCGGCGCACAATGGGGCCCGGGCCGCTTCCTGCCCGCCGGCGAACAGGTCCGCGGCGCCACCCCCGGCTACCAGACCTGGACGCCGACACCGTAA